One genomic window of Syngnathus acus chromosome 11, fSynAcu1.2, whole genome shotgun sequence includes the following:
- the nup153 gene encoding nuclear pore complex protein Nup153 isoform X3 has product MAATGGGKIRSRRYHVASKPYAKTKQQSGLIGRVTDTVKSLVPSWLQNYFKNEEDPEGEAGGGADGDGGGREALDVTENCLRPPPNGGREGPPPLLGRHSPEPSTSHTEPLTSRAALNFQDYVLSRPPLSHSHLHFSPLETSSPTLGGGLFSHPSTSSAPGPFSTGFSLVKEIKDNLSQHDDDNISTTSGFSSRASDKDVPASKVASLPQLWTPDGDRSISVPQPSQSSLKRPAFNLSVFGTSANVTLNSSQLGDSPFYPGKTTYGGAAAVRSARTRPGTPYHAPVRRQIKAKPAGVQPCGVTSATARRILQSLERMSSPLADAKRIPAAASAASYSTSVDDGDLDVSHLQAKKKRHDYNLPPVQKLVVPTAVIGSSNRTVSFRPSLTPGGPIRTLDQVPRDKPTKQSPPLPDRSPAGPSQSTFGFGGGVYPMSSTPTPSSSGGGKMKTERKITRVSSKRMEDDKVTELPDLQPISLPLSTSALPTFSFSAPLPPIATSAASSVSPVKETAITKATSISPPCAPFTFSSPIVKAAPASPPNFSPTAGFTFSAPVTKMGPSMSNGKLSAPVKITTNASTEDFDGCPFKAAKTLKQGSVLDLLKSPGFASTTVLKSPETSSQSTAGTSSTAAAPSTGLIDLVKAPAGWSCDVCLVQNKPSVTRCACCMAPQPAAATKDNKTAGSALSEPKGGTNGMSVSSPFTKAPANWECDTCLVLNKPEAVKCVACETAKAGTGLKALSSLPSSTSVFDGFGDTSKKPEGVLEGDVGVLQHKVADANPQAGACAGTPTFSFGSKLKTPKNTWACDTCLLHNKAADVKCVACQAPKPGAQAEPPASSTTSTFGGFTFGTSNSSSESAPGGFKFGVATSESSSSSSGGFKFGISFGNPSSEAPSKDINASLGFKFSTSSEGFKFGMAPGDDKKPEQPAAGFKFGSGDGVSLGAGSLSTESSSSSKASFAFGLSKPEEKNSDAATSSAVATPTTASTREKGCNNDSTATDATATDATATGAASSMFGTPATPPGAAPFGLLSAEKKPATPGFAFGKPEEKKEASATSTPSAFFFGGASKDADPAPAISGGFSFGEPSVPAEQQQPPSFTFGKPADKSDAAISTTANSTFVFGQSAAASDPPKMPYFFMGSNATTSSNTSSTSSAGLFGSSTQPLPPAPAPTPAPSPAPTHSTTATPSNFPALILFGQGAAADPAASDAPPAKAFVFGKSQDAPSVVPVNSTPPQAAQPFIFGAATTTLPTAPSVNFGASAPSATSSAAPNPFLISSSNAAEFGTNQTPAFGSSFSSPFTAAASQTPAFGAKPAAATAPVFGQQAFAAPAFAATTANSTPGGSFQFGGASAFGATASTGVFNFGSGAAASPALGGGLNFSQPLAFNIGSSKSFPSSPAGQQTIAGRKIKTAVRRRK; this is encoded by the exons ATGGCGGCCACGGGTGGAGGGAAAATCAGAAGCAGGAGATATCACGTCGCCTCCAAACCTTACGCCAAGACAAAGCAG CAGTCAGGCCTGATCGGCCGAGTGACCGACACGGTGAAGAGCCTGGTTCCCTCCTGGCTTCAGAACTACTTCAAGAACGAAGAGGATCCGGAAGGTGAAGCGGGAGGAGGTGCAGATGGTGACGGCGGAGGCAGAGAAGCGCTGGATGTGACGGAGAACTGCCTGCGGCCCCCTCCCAATGGCGGCAGAGAGGGGCCGCCCCCTCTCCTGGGACGTCACTCACCCGAGCCAAGTACTAGTCACACAG AGCCCTTGACCAGCCGGGCAGCCCTTAACTTTCAGGACTACGTGCTGTCCCGCCCACCACTCAGCCACTCCCACCTCCACTTCTCGCCGCTGGAGACCTCGTCGCCGACGCTGGGCGGCGGCCTGTTCTCGCATCCCTCCACCTCATCGGCGCCAGGGCCCTTCTCCACCGGCTTCTCCTTGGTCAAGGAGATCAAGGACAACCTTTCGCAACATGACGACGATAACATCTCCACCACCAGCGGCTTCTCCTCGCGCGCCTCTGACAAAG ACGTGCCGGCGTCCAAGGTGGCGTCGCTCCCGCAGCTTTGGACCCCGGACGGAGACCGAAGCATATCTGTGCCGCAGCCCTCTCAGTCAAGTCTGAAGAGGCCTGCCTTCAACCTGTCCGTCTTTGGTACTTCTGCCAATGTGA CGCTGAACTCCAGCCAGCTGGGAGATTCCCCCTTTTACCCCGGCAAGACCACATATGGCGGGGCGGCTGCTGTCCgaagcgcacgcacacgcccTGGAACGCCGTACCAT GCCCCGGTGAGGAGGCAGATTAAAGCCAAGCCGGCTGGTGTGCAGCCCTGCGGGGTGACCAGCGCCACAGCCCGACGTATCCTGCAGTCTTTGGAGCGCATGTCCAGTCCTCTGGCA GATGCCAAGAGGatcccagcagcagcaagtgCAGCATCCTACTCAACG tCAGTGGATGACGGCGATCTTGATGTGTCACATTTGCAGGCCAAAAAGAAACGG CACGATTACAATCTCCCGCCAGTGCAAAAGCTGGTGGTCCCCACCGCTGTTATTGGCTCGTCAAACCGCACTGTCTCCTTCAGGCCCAGTTTGACCCCAGGCGGGCCGATACGCACTCTGGACCAGGTGCCCAGAGACAAG CCCACAAAACAATCACCCCCGCTACCCGATCGAAGCCCCGCGGGCCCATCTCAAAGCACATTTGGGTTCGGTGGTGGAGTCTATCCCATGTCTAGCACGCCTACTCCCAGCAGCTCCGGAGGTGGTAAGATGAAGACTGAGCGCAAGATCACGCGGGTGTCCTCCAAACGCATGGAGGATGACAAG GTGACTGAGCTGCCAGACCTTCAACCCATTTCACTTCCccttagcacgtctgccttgCCCACCTTCAGCTTCTCCGCCCCGTTGCCCCCCATCGCTACCTCCGCCGCCTCCAGCGTCAGCCCTGTCAAGGAAACGGCAATAACTAAG GCCACTTCCATTTCGCCCCCCTGTGCACCCTTTACATTCTCCTCGCCCATTGTTAAAGCGGCCCCCGCTAGTCCTCCTAACTTCTCCCCTACA gctGGCTTCACATTCAGTGCGCCTGTAACAAAAATGGGCCCTTCCATGTCAAACGGGAAGCTAAGCGCGCCAG TGAAAATAACGACAAACGCAAGCACAGAAGACTTTGACGGTTGCCCCTTCAAAGCAGccaagacactgaagcagggCAGCGTGCTGGACCTTCTCAAGTCGCCTG GCTTTGCTTCAACGACCGTGCTGAAGTCGCCCGAGACCTCCTCACAGTCCACTGCTGGCACCTCCTCCACCGCTGCCGCCCCCTCAACAGGCCTTATTGACTTGGTTAAAGCCCCAGCCGGGTGGAGCTGCGACGTCTGCTTAGTGCAAAACAAGCCATCGGTTACAAGGTGCGCTTGCTGCATGGCTCCTCAGCCTGCCGCCGCCACCAAGGACAATAAAACAGCGGGCTCGGCACTTTCGGAGCCAAAGGGCGGCACCAATGGCATGTCCGTCAGCTCCCCCTTCACCAAAGCGCCGGCCAATTGGGAGTGCGACACGTGTCTGGTCCTCAACAAGCCCGAAGCTGTCAAGTGTGTGGCCTGCGAGACCGCCAAGGCCGGCACGGGGCTCAAGGCCCTGTCCTCTCtgccctcctccacctccgtGTTTGACGGATTTGGAGACACGTCAAAGAAACCAGAGGGAGTGTTGGAGGGCGATGTTGGCGTGCTACAGCACAAGGTTGCAGATGCAAACCCTCAAGCCG GCGCGTGTGCAGGCACGCCGACATTCAGCTTCGGGAGCAAGTTGAAGACGCCCAAGAACACGTGGGCCTGCGACACATGTCTACTGCACAACAAGGCTGCCGATGTCAAGTGCGTCGCGTGTCAGGCCCCCAAACCTGGAGCACAGGCCGAGCCCCCAG CATCTTCTACTACCTCTACTTTTGGAGGATTCACCTTCGGCACATCCAACAGTTCCTCAGAGTCTGCGCCCGGAGGGTTCAAGTTTGGTGTGGCCACGTCGGaatcctcctcgtcctcatcGGGTGGATTCAAGTTTGGCATTTCGTTTGGTAACCCCTCGTCAGAAGCCCCTTCGAAAGACATTAATGCCTCTCTGGGGTTCAAGTTCAGCACCTCATCCGAGGGCTTTAAATTTGGAATGGCGCCCGGGGATGATAAAAAGCCAGAGCAGCCCGCGGCTGGTTTCAAGTTTGGATCCGGCGATGGGGTCTCGTTGGGGGCGGGCTCATTGAGCACGGAAAGCAGCAGCTCTTCGAAAGCGTCCTTTGCCTTTGGCCTTTCCAAacctgaggaaaaaaactcaGATGCTGCCACATCCTCAGCTGTTGCCACGCCCACGACTGCTTCCACTCGGGAGAAGGGCTGCAACAACGACAGCACGGCAACTGATGCCACGGCAACTGATGCCACGGCGACCGGCGCTGCCTCGTCCATGTTCGGAACGCCCGCCACGCCACCCGGGGCCGCGCCATTTGGATTGCTATCCGCAGAGAAGAAGCCCGCCACCCCCGGATTTGCATTCGGGAAGCcggaggagaagaaggaggcATCCGCCACCTCGACTCCGTCTGCCTTCTTCTTTGGCGGCGCCAGTAAGGACGCCGACCCCGCGCCGGCCATTTCGGGGGGCTTCTCTTTCGGCGAGCCAAGTGTGCCGgcggagcagcagcagccgccttCTTTTACTTTTGGCAAGCCAGCTGACAAGAGCGACGCAGCAATTTCAACAACTGCTAATTCCACTTTTGTGTTTGGACAAAGTGCTGCAG CTTCTGATCCTCCCAAAATGCCATACTTCTTCATGGGAAGCAACGCCACCACTAGCAGCAACACCTCCTCCACCTCAAGCGCCGGGCTCTTTGGCAGCAGCACCCAGCCTCTCCCTCCTGCTCCCGCCCCTACTCCCGCTCCCTCCCCCGCTCCCACCCATTCCACTACTGCAACTCCCAGCAATTTTCCTGCACTGATCCTTTTTGGTCAGGGCGCCGCAGCTGACCCCGCAGCTAGCGACGCCCCCCCAGCCAAAGCCTTCGTCTTTGGGAAGAGCCAAGACGCTCCGTCGGTCGTGCCCGTCAACTCAACCCCGCCTCAGGCAGCGCAACCCTTCATCTTCGGCGCGGCCACCACTACACTTCCCACTGCGCCTTCTGTCAACTTTGGAGCATCTGCGCCATCTGCGACCTCCTCTGCAG CTCCCAACCCCTTCTTAATCAGCTCCTCGAATGCCGCGGAGTTTGGAACCAACCAGACGCCGGCGTTCGGTTCGTCTTTCAGCTCACCGTTCACGGCGGCCGCTTCGCAGACCCCTGCGTTTGGTGCCAAGCCCGCTGCCGCCACCGCGCCCGTATTTGGCCAGCAGGCCTTTGCCGCGCCCGCCTTTGCCGCCACCACTGCCAATTCCACGCCAG GTGGAAGCTTTCAATTTGGAGGAGCCAGCGCCTTCGGCGCCACCGCTAGCACGGGAGTTTTCAATTTCGGTTCTGGGGCGGCAGCGTCTCCTGCACTTGGCGGCGGGTTAAATTTTTCACAACCCCTCGCTTTCAACATTGG GTCGTCCAAATCCTTCCCATCGTCACCCGCCGGGCAGCAAACAATTGCCGGGCGCAAGATCAAGACAGCTGTGCGACGTCGAAAATAG
- the nup153 gene encoding nuclear pore complex protein Nup153 isoform X2 — MAATGGGKIRSRRYHVASKPYAKTKQSGLIGRVTDTVKSLVPSWLQNYFKNEEDPEGEAGGGADGDGGGREALDVTENCLRPPPNGGREGPPPLLGRHSPEPSTSHTEPLTSRAALNFQDYVLSRPPLSHSHLHFSPLETSSPTLGGGLFSHPSTSSAPGPFSTGFSLVKEIKDNLSQHDDDNISTTSGFSSRASDKDVPASKVASLPQLWTPDGDRSISVPQPSQSSLKRPAFNLSVFGTSANSTLNSTALNSSQLGDSPFYPGKTTYGGAAAVRSARTRPGTPYHAPVRRQIKAKPAGVQPCGVTSATARRILQSLERMSSPLADAKRIPAAASAASYSTSVDDGDLDVSHLQAKKKRHDYNLPPVQKLVVPTAVIGSSNRTVSFRPSLTPGGPIRTLDQVPRDKPTKQSPPLPDRSPAGPSQSTFGFGGGVYPMSSTPTPSSSGGGKMKTERKITRVSSKRMEDDKVTELPDLQPISLPLSTSALPTFSFSAPLPPIATSAASSVSPVKETAITKATSISPPCAPFTFSSPIVKAAPASPPNFSPTAGFTFSAPVTKMGPSMSNGKLSAPVKITTNASTEDFDGCPFKAAKTLKQGSVLDLLKSPGFASTTVLKSPETSSQSTAGTSSTAAAPSTGLIDLVKAPAGWSCDVCLVQNKPSVTRCACCMAPQPAAATKDNKTAGSALSEPKGGTNGMSVSSPFTKAPANWECDTCLVLNKPEAVKCVACETAKAGTGLKALSSLPSSTSVFDGFGDTSKKPEGVLEGDVGVLQHKVADANPQAGACAGTPTFSFGSKLKTPKNTWACDTCLLHNKAADVKCVACQAPKPGAQAEPPASSTTSTFGGFTFGTSNSSSESAPGGFKFGVATSESSSSSSGGFKFGISFGNPSSEAPSKDINASLGFKFSTSSEGFKFGMAPGDDKKPEQPAAGFKFGSGDGVSLGAGSLSTESSSSSKASFAFGLSKPEEKNSDAATSSAVATPTTASTREKGCNNDSTATDATATDATATGAASSMFGTPATPPGAAPFGLLSAEKKPATPGFAFGKPEEKKEASATSTPSAFFFGGASKDADPAPAISGGFSFGEPSVPAEQQQPPSFTFGKPADKSDAAISTTANSTFVFGQSAAASDPPKMPYFFMGSNATTSSNTSSTSSAGLFGSSTQPLPPAPAPTPAPSPAPTHSTTATPSNFPALILFGQGAAADPAASDAPPAKAFVFGKSQDAPSVVPVNSTPPQAAQPFIFGAATTTLPTAPSVNFGASAPSATSSAAPNPFLISSSNAAEFGTNQTPAFGSSFSSPFTAAASQTPAFGAKPAAATAPVFGQQAFAAPAFAATTANSTPGGSFQFGGASAFGATASTGVFNFGSGAAASPALGGGLNFSQPLAFNIGSSKSFPSSPAGQQTIAGRKIKTAVRRRK, encoded by the exons ATGGCGGCCACGGGTGGAGGGAAAATCAGAAGCAGGAGATATCACGTCGCCTCCAAACCTTACGCCAAGACAAAGCAG TCAGGCCTGATCGGCCGAGTGACCGACACGGTGAAGAGCCTGGTTCCCTCCTGGCTTCAGAACTACTTCAAGAACGAAGAGGATCCGGAAGGTGAAGCGGGAGGAGGTGCAGATGGTGACGGCGGAGGCAGAGAAGCGCTGGATGTGACGGAGAACTGCCTGCGGCCCCCTCCCAATGGCGGCAGAGAGGGGCCGCCCCCTCTCCTGGGACGTCACTCACCCGAGCCAAGTACTAGTCACACAG AGCCCTTGACCAGCCGGGCAGCCCTTAACTTTCAGGACTACGTGCTGTCCCGCCCACCACTCAGCCACTCCCACCTCCACTTCTCGCCGCTGGAGACCTCGTCGCCGACGCTGGGCGGCGGCCTGTTCTCGCATCCCTCCACCTCATCGGCGCCAGGGCCCTTCTCCACCGGCTTCTCCTTGGTCAAGGAGATCAAGGACAACCTTTCGCAACATGACGACGATAACATCTCCACCACCAGCGGCTTCTCCTCGCGCGCCTCTGACAAAG ACGTGCCGGCGTCCAAGGTGGCGTCGCTCCCGCAGCTTTGGACCCCGGACGGAGACCGAAGCATATCTGTGCCGCAGCCCTCTCAGTCAAGTCTGAAGAGGCCTGCCTTCAACCTGTCCGTCTTTGGTACTTCTGCCAAT TCGACGCTGAACAGCACAGCGCTGAACTCCAGCCAGCTGGGAGATTCCCCCTTTTACCCCGGCAAGACCACATATGGCGGGGCGGCTGCTGTCCgaagcgcacgcacacgcccTGGAACGCCGTACCAT GCCCCGGTGAGGAGGCAGATTAAAGCCAAGCCGGCTGGTGTGCAGCCCTGCGGGGTGACCAGCGCCACAGCCCGACGTATCCTGCAGTCTTTGGAGCGCATGTCCAGTCCTCTGGCA GATGCCAAGAGGatcccagcagcagcaagtgCAGCATCCTACTCAACG tCAGTGGATGACGGCGATCTTGATGTGTCACATTTGCAGGCCAAAAAGAAACGG CACGATTACAATCTCCCGCCAGTGCAAAAGCTGGTGGTCCCCACCGCTGTTATTGGCTCGTCAAACCGCACTGTCTCCTTCAGGCCCAGTTTGACCCCAGGCGGGCCGATACGCACTCTGGACCAGGTGCCCAGAGACAAG CCCACAAAACAATCACCCCCGCTACCCGATCGAAGCCCCGCGGGCCCATCTCAAAGCACATTTGGGTTCGGTGGTGGAGTCTATCCCATGTCTAGCACGCCTACTCCCAGCAGCTCCGGAGGTGGTAAGATGAAGACTGAGCGCAAGATCACGCGGGTGTCCTCCAAACGCATGGAGGATGACAAG GTGACTGAGCTGCCAGACCTTCAACCCATTTCACTTCCccttagcacgtctgccttgCCCACCTTCAGCTTCTCCGCCCCGTTGCCCCCCATCGCTACCTCCGCCGCCTCCAGCGTCAGCCCTGTCAAGGAAACGGCAATAACTAAG GCCACTTCCATTTCGCCCCCCTGTGCACCCTTTACATTCTCCTCGCCCATTGTTAAAGCGGCCCCCGCTAGTCCTCCTAACTTCTCCCCTACA gctGGCTTCACATTCAGTGCGCCTGTAACAAAAATGGGCCCTTCCATGTCAAACGGGAAGCTAAGCGCGCCAG TGAAAATAACGACAAACGCAAGCACAGAAGACTTTGACGGTTGCCCCTTCAAAGCAGccaagacactgaagcagggCAGCGTGCTGGACCTTCTCAAGTCGCCTG GCTTTGCTTCAACGACCGTGCTGAAGTCGCCCGAGACCTCCTCACAGTCCACTGCTGGCACCTCCTCCACCGCTGCCGCCCCCTCAACAGGCCTTATTGACTTGGTTAAAGCCCCAGCCGGGTGGAGCTGCGACGTCTGCTTAGTGCAAAACAAGCCATCGGTTACAAGGTGCGCTTGCTGCATGGCTCCTCAGCCTGCCGCCGCCACCAAGGACAATAAAACAGCGGGCTCGGCACTTTCGGAGCCAAAGGGCGGCACCAATGGCATGTCCGTCAGCTCCCCCTTCACCAAAGCGCCGGCCAATTGGGAGTGCGACACGTGTCTGGTCCTCAACAAGCCCGAAGCTGTCAAGTGTGTGGCCTGCGAGACCGCCAAGGCCGGCACGGGGCTCAAGGCCCTGTCCTCTCtgccctcctccacctccgtGTTTGACGGATTTGGAGACACGTCAAAGAAACCAGAGGGAGTGTTGGAGGGCGATGTTGGCGTGCTACAGCACAAGGTTGCAGATGCAAACCCTCAAGCCG GCGCGTGTGCAGGCACGCCGACATTCAGCTTCGGGAGCAAGTTGAAGACGCCCAAGAACACGTGGGCCTGCGACACATGTCTACTGCACAACAAGGCTGCCGATGTCAAGTGCGTCGCGTGTCAGGCCCCCAAACCTGGAGCACAGGCCGAGCCCCCAG CATCTTCTACTACCTCTACTTTTGGAGGATTCACCTTCGGCACATCCAACAGTTCCTCAGAGTCTGCGCCCGGAGGGTTCAAGTTTGGTGTGGCCACGTCGGaatcctcctcgtcctcatcGGGTGGATTCAAGTTTGGCATTTCGTTTGGTAACCCCTCGTCAGAAGCCCCTTCGAAAGACATTAATGCCTCTCTGGGGTTCAAGTTCAGCACCTCATCCGAGGGCTTTAAATTTGGAATGGCGCCCGGGGATGATAAAAAGCCAGAGCAGCCCGCGGCTGGTTTCAAGTTTGGATCCGGCGATGGGGTCTCGTTGGGGGCGGGCTCATTGAGCACGGAAAGCAGCAGCTCTTCGAAAGCGTCCTTTGCCTTTGGCCTTTCCAAacctgaggaaaaaaactcaGATGCTGCCACATCCTCAGCTGTTGCCACGCCCACGACTGCTTCCACTCGGGAGAAGGGCTGCAACAACGACAGCACGGCAACTGATGCCACGGCAACTGATGCCACGGCGACCGGCGCTGCCTCGTCCATGTTCGGAACGCCCGCCACGCCACCCGGGGCCGCGCCATTTGGATTGCTATCCGCAGAGAAGAAGCCCGCCACCCCCGGATTTGCATTCGGGAAGCcggaggagaagaaggaggcATCCGCCACCTCGACTCCGTCTGCCTTCTTCTTTGGCGGCGCCAGTAAGGACGCCGACCCCGCGCCGGCCATTTCGGGGGGCTTCTCTTTCGGCGAGCCAAGTGTGCCGgcggagcagcagcagccgccttCTTTTACTTTTGGCAAGCCAGCTGACAAGAGCGACGCAGCAATTTCAACAACTGCTAATTCCACTTTTGTGTTTGGACAAAGTGCTGCAG CTTCTGATCCTCCCAAAATGCCATACTTCTTCATGGGAAGCAACGCCACCACTAGCAGCAACACCTCCTCCACCTCAAGCGCCGGGCTCTTTGGCAGCAGCACCCAGCCTCTCCCTCCTGCTCCCGCCCCTACTCCCGCTCCCTCCCCCGCTCCCACCCATTCCACTACTGCAACTCCCAGCAATTTTCCTGCACTGATCCTTTTTGGTCAGGGCGCCGCAGCTGACCCCGCAGCTAGCGACGCCCCCCCAGCCAAAGCCTTCGTCTTTGGGAAGAGCCAAGACGCTCCGTCGGTCGTGCCCGTCAACTCAACCCCGCCTCAGGCAGCGCAACCCTTCATCTTCGGCGCGGCCACCACTACACTTCCCACTGCGCCTTCTGTCAACTTTGGAGCATCTGCGCCATCTGCGACCTCCTCTGCAG CTCCCAACCCCTTCTTAATCAGCTCCTCGAATGCCGCGGAGTTTGGAACCAACCAGACGCCGGCGTTCGGTTCGTCTTTCAGCTCACCGTTCACGGCGGCCGCTTCGCAGACCCCTGCGTTTGGTGCCAAGCCCGCTGCCGCCACCGCGCCCGTATTTGGCCAGCAGGCCTTTGCCGCGCCCGCCTTTGCCGCCACCACTGCCAATTCCACGCCAG GTGGAAGCTTTCAATTTGGAGGAGCCAGCGCCTTCGGCGCCACCGCTAGCACGGGAGTTTTCAATTTCGGTTCTGGGGCGGCAGCGTCTCCTGCACTTGGCGGCGGGTTAAATTTTTCACAACCCCTCGCTTTCAACATTGG GTCGTCCAAATCCTTCCCATCGTCACCCGCCGGGCAGCAAACAATTGCCGGGCGCAAGATCAAGACAGCTGTGCGACGTCGAAAATAG